taaaacattttactaTTCACAAAATGTGACTAATACAACAGACGTGTGTTTTGGCTCTACCTCTGTCtcagaaagcagctgctttgtctCTAGGCTGAAGCATTGcacaaaatggaaaacacatgCCTTATTAGAGACCTCCAGTTTGcacaattaatatttaatttacagaaaaagCCTTAGCAGACATAAAGAGCAAATCACCACAAAGCAGAAAGCTGCCATTTTAACAAGGAACACCAAAAGTAGGATGAGCTAGACAGGCTTAGCATTTGCAAATGTTATGCAGAGTACAACCCCCTGCTCCAGGATATTACCTCTCACTCTGGGACAGAATGCTGGCAAAGCATTTTTACCCCATGGAAAGCACTTTTCAGACTGTCAAACTTTGAGAGAGTATTCAGTTCAACAATCTGGATGTAATGCATAACTTGAACCTAAAGTACACCGACAAAAGAGTAATTATAGATAAGGATATCTGGTTTTTCAGTGAAGAGCTTGGAATCTGCTAAAAAGGTAGGTGgacttttttcctaaaagtAGATTAACTTAGAGCTTAAATAAAACTACaataaagaggagaaaaatgctgtgcaaagatttattttttaaaatagtgcaTGCATATTTGTAATGTTTCAAAGATCATGTTGCAGCCTCTTCCCCTTTCCTGCCTGTAAAGTGCCCAACCTGTATAATATTCTAAGGGTATTAAGTTATCTTCTCTTGTAAAGTAAAAGACAATGGGAGGCTTTTGTTATAGAGCATTTAGGTTTGAAAACCCTTATTTTGACAATAAAGCAAAATGCATTTGAACCTCACCTATTTTAATTAGTTAATCTATATATATGTCAAATATTTAATAGTAACAAAATCGTCTtgcttttaacaaaaataacaaactgggaaacaaacaaatgaaattaagagaatattttccttatttgttataaaatgtttattatttccCAGTTTCTTCTCATGTTAAGAATAGATTTTATAAAGTTAGAGTCTAATTAAAGGATACCAAGAGTTAAAAGTTGTTCCATGTTCCTTATGTGTTAGAAATCACTGCCAACAAGCACTCTAGGCTTTAAATATTGTGTTGATGGattgcattttcatttccagtCCCAAAGAAAGTGTTCTTCAGAGTCCAGGCACGAGCAGATCTTCACCAGCTCACTGAAAACCACATACATCGTTCTGGGCAAGAATGGAGACTTTGCaggctactttttttttgtttgtgtttgtacCTTTGGTTAATCCAGCACCACCTCTACAGCAAGAATCACTCCAGTTTTATGAGTATGATACAGATGTTGCCATGGGAAGCCTCACCCAACAAGATTATGAAATGCAATCCAAGGATATaagaaaggtattttatttatattttccttttaatatttttaactaaAACAAGCATTATATGAAAAAGGTGTTATGTGCATGCATGCGAGTTTTATGGACAAGTCCTAAAATAACAGGGAAACATACAACAAGTTCAGACATAGAGAAAGCCACTCAaactaaaaccacaaaaaaaaaaaaaaaaaaaaaaaaaaaaaaaaaaaaaattacccttgCTACAGTCTGAGTAAGCCACAGAAGGCAGGCGTGCACAAATAAGGCTAAAGCATCATTTTAACTCTGCTGTTCTTACGTGCCTGCAATCATAAGAGTTTCAAGAACTGGATATATTAATTATTAGCTCAACAGTTTTAACTATGTTGTATTAACTCAGTGAGTTTGCTTAAGAACAAGGGAcggtgattttttttttaaactatcaAAGTAATAATTGGAACCCCCCCTTTTTATTGAACATAATCTGCCAGTATAAACCACAGTTCCTCTTTTGACCTGCCAAACAATCAAGTTTCTTGCCTCAGTTTTTCAGAGGTGGGTGGATTGGGTTTTTTACAGCTCAACAGTTCAGCAGTCCTGAACTTCTACAGAATGTCCAGTGCTGGAGGAGTCACTTATGCATTAACACTTTGAGGGGCTTAATAAAGAGAATATCCCCTACATCTCAGGGCACTCACCAGCAGCTCCAAACAGAATGTTTTTGTTGGGTGCTTCACATTCCAGCCTCTGAATTTCAATACAACAGCAGAAGACACAAAGCCGTGGGAGAATTAAGTGAAGTGCCACAACCTCAGCTGCCAGGGACAGTTACAAACGTCACATCCCCATTCAGACCCAACCAGTACACACCAGTAGAGAAGGAGATACAACACtgctcaggaagaaaaaacagcagcaattgTCCCAAGAGTAGTTGCCAAGGAAAATACCACAGATCCAATCCAAGTGGTAACAGCCCAGTATGAAAAGCTCAAGGAGGTTTTCATTAATATTAACTGTACTTGTGACAATAACTTAGCCTgataagcaagaaaaataaaacagcaaaagatAGTAAGCAAAAAATTGCAGcccaaatacagaaaaatcccttttgtataccttttttctatttctcaaaTCTACTTAAATTACAGCTCTCCACTGTTGATTAAAACTATCAACTACATATTTATAGCAATAAATGTCTtaggtatttttaaatctgaCACCTGCCACAGTGATGAAGTAACACATTTTCGTAAACCCATGAAAACGGGACTATATAAATGACTCCTAACTAACTGGTGACAATCCACTCTGAAGcaagtctttaaaaaatacGAAACCTGTTAATTTTAACcagccaggcacagcatcaGATGACACTGATCAATAAGTTGCTTGCAGAAgattgctgctgcttcagtAAAGGAACAAGGAATATACCTACATGGAAATGGTTCCAACAGATGTGCCATAGACAAATCAAAGTCCTCCTGGCATTGCTATAAGCTGGAGGTCTTCCAAAGGCAAACACTTCTGCTTAGGATAATTCTAGGAATGTAGTCAGTCATTATTTCCATCAGATCAGGTCTCTATTGACATGTTTTCATTGCAAAATAATTAATGAGTTCCTTATGTGCAACAACTACATTGACACAAGTGCCAGTGTTCCCAGTTTACATCATGGGGTGCACAAACAGATCTCCTATTCAGTTATTGCACCAATTTTACTCCCCAAATATTCCAAGTGTTAACTGGAACTGAAATGCATGCCAAATGTTTCCTCAAGCATGCCCAGTCAGAAATCTGTCTTGCATACAAATGTAAGTCCTTACTGGTGAACACACCATTAGACTTTTACTAAAAACATCAGAAGAAATTTATTACTGTGATTATTTGAAACCACAGCCACACCAGTCTTGAATAAaatttttgcaatttaaaacacaaaatcttAATTTCCACAAGAGAACAGAACCACTCAATTAGATGCTGTCTCACATCTGGATTAACTCATATAATTGAATATAAACTACCAGACCTTTGTATTATAagatgaataaattattttgcagaaatttgAAGATGGTTAGAGTATTTAGATGTAAAGTGTTAATGTGTCTGTGCAGTAAAGTGGAAGAGGCAGGTGGAATTTAAGTACGTGAGTAGGCCAATATTCCTTCAGTGCATTCCTTACATATGCAAGTAATGAACTTGTGGTTATAATCCAAACAATCTTCTGCACTGATACCCCATAGTGAGGAATTTTTATGGCTgatcagcaaatattttttaattttaggaaTTTAATGGTATTCTGCAAATTACCAGGTAtaattttaatgacatttcCCACTGGCAGATATTAGCAGTACATTTTATTCTGCTAAGAAGGCCCACCAAAGACTACTTTGATGGTTCAAGTAGGAGACTGTGCTAGAAACCTTCACCTGGGACAGATAAGCTGTGCCAGCAAATGTTATTAAATGTCCCTCAGGAGCCAAACCAGCTGCAGCCATACAACTCCACTTGTTCCATGAGCAGTCCACGTACTCAGAAGTCTCTACTGGCACAGATACTTCAAGGTCCACGTCCTCATGTGCCTAATCAATCTATCTTTGTGAGCTAACTTCTGCAGAAAGCTTCTGGGAGATTTGCTGTTTGCTGGAGTGTAGCTGCTAAGCTGACACCCCCAGCTGCCCTCTACCCAGCATTCTGGCCAAACTGCTGCCAGAATCCTACTGAGAACCTTTAACTTCTTAAGTGACAACCCAAAAACTTCACTAGGACAAACCAAGCTAGCCCAAACCAGAGCCAGAGCCTGGAGAGGCAGACACAGTGGAGAGCCAAGGGACAGATGATTCACAGGCTAAAATGGGGTCAAAATGACAGAGGCTGGCCAAGATATTTGTTTCTCAGGCTTTATGTCAAGCCTGAGGGGTTTgttttgcagaataaaaaaattcccacaGTCAAGTATACACAAGCAACTaaataccaaaaaaaacacagtatCAGAAGGAGCTTGAAAGCTCTTACCTGCACACTGCACTTGCAGATGAACCACCTCTGTGCCTGAAGGAGGGGAGAGTGGGGGGGATTAAGAAAACTAAAAAGGGTTAATTTGTCAGCACTCTCAGTGTGCAAGCAGCTCTTCCACAGAGCACTCCTTCCAATGAAAACCTGCCTGCTGTTCCTTGCATCACAAGAGGCCACAATAACCCCTGCAGTGTTACAGGTTGGGGACGgtgtggctgggcagtgcccaggcagaaagggacctgggggcaCTGGctgacagccagctgaacatgagccagcagtgtgtgccctggtggccaagaaagccaatggctcctggcctggatcaggaatggtgaggccagcaggagcagggagctcattctgcccctgtactgggcactggtgagggcacacctggagtgctgtgcccagctctgggcctcagtttgggaaggacattgacACACTCGAGCACCTCCAGAGGAGAcagcgaggctggagaggggctgggaacacaaaccctgtgaggagcagctgagggagctgggggtgctcagtctggagaaaaggagactcagaggtgaccttatcactctacaacttcctgaaaggtggctgtgctcagctggggttgggctctttctccaggcagcactgacagaaccagaggagaCAGCCTTAGGCTGCACCAagagaaatttaggttggatgttagcaaaaggttttttacagaatgggtgataaagttctggaatggtctgcctggggaggtggtggagtcaccatccctggatgtgtttaaaaaagattggatgtggcaTGGTATAGTTGAAGTGTTAGGGCTGGACtcgatcttgaaggtctcttccaacctggtgatTCTGTGTGAAGAGGTCCTTTCTGTGAGCAGCCCACACCTTAAAACAGACTAACACACAGATCATGGAAACAAATTACTCAATTTCAGCTAATATCTGCAAGGAATGTGTTTATAAAGTAAGTTGTCCTGCAATTGAAAAGATGCAATGACTATCTCCAGGAGGAATTATGAATAACTTTAAATGCAAGGACATCTCAGTCATTTTACTGAGATTATTTGGGTACAGCAACAAAATACAACTTATACTCACAAGAATCCTATTTAGTTTTGCATTATATGCAAAATCCTGATCATCAAAACTGTTTGTAAATACCCAcctattgtaaatgcaggtgaacctggtggaaagaaatgctgatgtctgactccagttcagaaggctgaatgatttctttattataactatactataatacattgatatactatttaaaggagatactaaaactacatacttactttttctaactaccatatctaactctCACAACTCGTGAacctctctgagagtccagacacaggtggattggattggctaccaggctcaaacaatcctcaccagaatcccatcaagcaatcaccccaggtaaacaattctccaaacacattccacatgggaaaaacaaggagcagaaatagaaattgttttctctttctttcctctgtgctcctctatgaaaaaattctgagagagaaaagaatgtgcctgccacaccACCAGTTAGATATTCCTTCCCACCATATACactgtattttctatttctattttgtgTCTACTCTCCTTTCCTGAAGAACTTCAGTTTTCTAAGAAGCACTGGCAGCACCTTCCCTTCTTGCCTTTTAAAGTGAATAGTTCACATGTAAAAGTAACAATACATCAGTCAGCCAACctataaaagcattttaaaaattaagtgtcATCGGTAGGTATATTGTAGGAAGCTCACTTTAAAAGATGTTATTTCAAATGCATGTAATGCTCTGTGGCTTTTTGTCTGaggtttgtattttaaaacaacaattGTTCTCCCACAAAGGATGGAACAAATGTTTCTCTTGACACTTCCCTAATGCTGCAAAGAGATGACAGCCAACTCGATGTCCCACCAACAAAGGACACAAGTAAGTTAACTGATATGAATATTGTCATGTCTAAGCTATCCAAAAGACTGTATTTTAACATACAAATCTAAAGTGCAAAGGATAAAAAGGCTACAGAATTAATCTTTTCGTTTATGAATATCTTTCATATCTCCTGTGGAAAACCTTGCAACTTCTGATGGAGCAGGCTGAAAAATTTAAAGGATCCTCAGGGAAACTCTGAATACACAAAGCACAGCTTTGTAAGCATCTCCACAGACTTGTCCAGTCATATTTGCCATTGAGATGTACCCAAGTTAAATAAGTTAGACAACACAAcgaagaaaaacaaaatacatcCCCCAGTAAGTTCCACAGTTTAACCAAGTGATGATGAAATACTATGTgcttaaattatttaaacagatttatttGAACAATTGGCTATTCTCAAAGTTTACATCTGATGATCAGTGAGGTCAGTGTTTAAAATACATCACGAACATTCTTCACTTTCCAAAGCTTCCTACAGACTCTGGGTACATTGTCCAGGTTTCTCCTAACAAGCCCCAGTGCTCTCTGCACATGAAAAGGACAAAGTTTTTCTGCCAAACAGAGCAGTGAGAAAAAGAGACAGTTATTTTGTGTGTCTGTGATATAAACTTCCAAAAATAACTGACGATTCAGCAAGACCAGTGGACTGTCAGTGTCTACCAAAGTGCTAATTCAAGGTTAATTATTGCCAAACAGCACCTGTCAACAAGCCCCCATCAGAAGCTGAGCAAGTCTCCAAGAACATCAGAGCTTCTGGacagaaaagcataaaaactaTTGCCTTTTTAACAGTGACAACGTTGTttgacattttccatttcctacACAAACATATGAAAACAAGCcactaagtaaaaaaaaaaaaacccaaaccaccaaaTAGGACAGAACTCTGCAGTGTAAAAACGATGATGTTCACAAAGCTAAAACTCAAAATCTTCATTCTattctctgcagtgctgctgtatGAAAAAGAATTACTGTTACATGCAGTATTGACCAGCTGCTTTTCTAACTCCTCACTGGTTGTAGAGGCTCCTGTTTTGCTGTGTAGTGACAACTACCCCATGGAATGACCCTGCTGTCTGCATTGCAGGGTGGAAGCCAAccaaaactttgaaaatatagaaaacacAGCACAAGACACAGGAGTGGTGATGAAACAGGATTCAAAGCCACATTCATgatatatatttgaatattgCTGGCAGAAAATATTagagcaaagcagaaattactGATTCTCCATAAGAACTAGGACAAGCCAGAAAGGTCTCAAACTACATTACAAAAAGTTTCTCTCTACATAAAACAGCTGCAAAAATCTCAGTATAAAACCAATAGAGATATTGTGCatagggctctgagcaacctggtctagtggaaggtgtccctgtctgtggcaagggggttggaatgagataatctttaatgtcccttccaacctaaaccatatatgaaatataaacatAATTGCTGGAGTTTTAATCAAAAGGTTTAGACAAAATAGTAGCTAGGAATAAGACAGGATATTGTGTGGCCTGCCTGAAATTCTCCAATGCACTTAACAGTACCAAAAATGCATGCACTGCCAGGTGTTTCTCCTTGTGGGTTTGGTTCCAGATGTGATATTTAACATGGTCACAAACTTGCAGTTGTCACACTCACCATACTCTTCGCCAGCTACAGATCTAAACTGAATTCAGGTTGATTAATAGCATTTCACATGCTCAGGTAAGAACAGAGATTATACTCAGGGAAATCACACAcaataaacagaacaaaaaaccccaaacagttGAGAACATAAATCTTCTCAGAACTTGGTGCAAacagaactttttaaaaacctaGCAATGGGAAATCTTAAAAGACACTGGAGAAAACCCTATTTTGAGTAACCAAGCTTAAGTGAGTGGAGTATGCTGTAACTGTGTGCTCTGCCCTTGCTGGCAGACCTGCCCACGTGtctgctgtgtgtgtgcctgAGCGGCTCCGTGTACTGCGAGGAGATCGACATCGAGGCCGTGCCCCCCCTGCCCAAGGAAACCGCTTACCTCTACGCTCGCTTCAACAAGATCAAAAGGATTGCAGCCTCAGACTTTGCTGACATTAGTAAGTGACACCCCAATTTCCATCTCTGTTTTAGAATACAAAATGGAAAGGCACAATGGACATGCATTTTGGACTCCGTAAACATCTTAATACTCCCAAACAATCAGGCAAAGAGCAgattgctaaaaataaaattcaactCTGCATCCCAGACAGTCTTTAATGACCAGgcagtatttttccttcaaatgcTCTAGGGACAGGTCTGCCAGCTATCTCACTCCACAGCATGACAAATTCTTTGAATATCTGAAATCATGTTATCTCTAAGACCAAAAGAAGGATCCAGAGTATTACTTTAAGACAAAAACAAGGATCCAGAGTATTTGagtatttcccttttttattttttcaattaagaCCAGGAAAAAATCCAGATATCAATTTTAATAGTATTTGCATTTGTAGATCACAATTTAGATGCTGCAGCCAACAGTATAACATCTAGCATATACAGCCATACACATTTCACATGCCATGTAGTTATAAAGTTAATActtagattttaatttcttttgtgtaAAGCTACCTTAAGAAGAATTGATTTTAGTGGAAATAGGATAGAAGAAATAGAAGATGGAGCCTTTTCAAAGCTTCTGCTGTTGGAAGAACTTTCTCTTGCTGAAAATCGACTTGTAAAACTTCCTGTTCTACCTCCCAAACTAACAACATTTAATGCAAACCAAAATAGAATCAAGAGCAGAGGAATCAAAGCAAATGCTTTCAAGGTAAGGAAAAACCCAATAATCTAGGTAATCAAAGTAACCAAAATTAGTAACCAGACTATTTAGTCTGCCACcaaattctttttctgtattttttgtacTCTAAGAAACAAACTGTGATAAagcagcttttgctttgcttttaaggCACTGTGGAATATCAGTCATTTGTGCACTCACTCCCTCATGTCCTCCATGTATAAAAAAGCTTTCTATGAAATCTCTCacctgcttgctttcttttttaacatgtaaagaaaaaatattcaaaaattgATGGCTCAGAGTTCTGAGGACTACAGAAATACTAATAAACAATATACATACAGTAATTTATAGTGGTCTCAATTTTTATAACCAACATGCTGACACTGAAATTTCCCAAACATAGAAGGTCTGTTCTGTGAATTTCTTGATATAATAGAATTCAACATTCACAGCAAAAGAATGGCTTTTGTTACATCAGTTTACAGGCTATGTGATCAGAAAAAACTACTGATGTCTTGTAACAGGCATGAGTTCCTTAACCTCAAGTAATCCCAGCATCAGTAACCTCTCTTTCTGTTTAACAGAAGCTCACAAATTTGGCCTACCTCTACTTAGGACACAACGCACTGGAATCTGTCCCCCTGAACTTACCGGAGAGTCTGCGCATTCTTCACCTTCAGGTATTCCCAAAGGATTTCCTTAACATTCTCTTAGGAAACACCCCAGAAGTTACACACTTCAATCAAACTTGCtctattttaaaacagttcCCACTACAGTTTTCCACTGCACCTCTGGATAAAACAATTTACCATATCAATGTGTATGGCTATAACCATCCAGAAGTTCAGAAGCTGCTAATTCCCATGCAAGGATTTATTATTGTTTCTGTACATCAGGGATAGGAAATGGCAAAAAGAAGCTCTAATCTTTTATGAACAATGCACGTGTGGATTTATTTATGAACATGTTTTGGTTTGCAGTACAACAACATCACCACCATCACGGATGACACGTTCTGCAAGTCCAACAACACGCGCTACATCCGCACGCGGATGGACGAGATAAGGATGGAGGGCAACCCCATCGTCCTGGCCAAGCACGTCAACGCCTTCTCCTGCCTGAGGATGCTGCCCGTGGGAACGTACTACTAGCACTGCTCGTGCCACCCCACACGCCAGCCCCAGGCATGCTAACAAGGATCACTTCTTCCTCTGTTTACAAGCTCATATCCTCTCCCTTACTAATGCTCTTTTCCCTGCGTACCAAGACCTTCTGCTATGTTGCACCGTTCTCCTCTGAAATAGCCATTTCAAACCAGTCACTTTAGTAGTTATGGTGTGCCTCATGCTTTCAGAATCTTTTCTGTTAATGAAAgtgtaaaaaatatatatatgcacacacattatctcaatttttatttcaccaCGTCCTCTTTAGATAAAATCACACAAAACTGCTTGTTCTCATTCTTTACCAGCACTCAGAACAAACACCACATTTTACTTTCAAATAAATGCAAGATTTTCTTTGAGCAaaccaaagaggaaaaatacttctgaattCTAATCCCACTCTTTTAATCTGGAGTGAAATCTTTGCAGTTAACCTTCAAAAGTGTATTGGATGAAAATACAGATGAGAGAAGGTTATGTTTAGAAACGGAACTTCTCAAAGCTTAAATTCATTAACATTTCCTTAAAAACTTGATTTGGGGTAAATGAAAATAACTCCGATTTAGGTTTAGTACACCGAGCAACATAGCAACTGAAACTTTGCAAAGATGTTTTAGATTTCCTTCT
This region of Vidua chalybeata isolate OUT-0048 chromosome 12, bVidCha1 merged haplotype, whole genome shotgun sequence genomic DNA includes:
- the OGN gene encoding mimecan — its product is METLQATFFLFVFVPLVNPAPPLQQESLQFYEYDTDVAMGSLTQQDYEMQSKDIRKDGTNVSLDTSLMLQRDDSQLDVPPTKDTNLPTCLLCVCLSGSVYCEEIDIEAVPPLPKETAYLYARFNKIKRIAASDFADITTLRRIDFSGNRIEEIEDGAFSKLLLLEELSLAENRLVKLPVLPPKLTTFNANQNRIKSRGIKANAFKKLTNLAYLYLGHNALESVPLNLPESLRILHLQYNNITTITDDTFCKSNNTRYIRTRMDEIRMEGNPIVLAKHVNAFSCLRMLPVGTYY